One Gardnerella vaginalis genomic window, ATTGGACCTAAAGGAATACCTTCTGCAGTTTCAACCGACCTTATTAATTTGCCCTACTACACGCTTAGATCCGTGTTTCGTATGATGCTTGCGCTTATAGCATCGCTGATTTTTACGATTGTTTACGGATCTCTTGCAGCGCGCAGCCGCCGACTAGGCAAGGTTCTTATTCCGTTGCTAGACATTTTGCAATCCGTTCCAATTCTTGGCTTCCTTTCGGCTACAGTAACGATTTGGCTGGTGATTTTCCCAGGATCGATGATGGGAGTTGAAGCCGCTTCGATTTTTGCGATTTTTACAAGCCAGGCTTGGAATATGACTTTCTCGTTCCACCGTTCGCTTTTAAGCGAGCCGAAAGAGCTAGACGAGGCAGTGCGCAGCTTGCAACTTACGCATTGGCAGCGATTCTGGGTGCTGGATATGCCAAACGCAATGATTCCGCTGCTTTGGAATTGCATGATGAGTGTTGGCGGCGGATGGTTCTTCCTTACTGCTTCCGAAATGATTTCCGTAAACAATCACACTTACGCGCTGCCTGGAGTAGGTAGTTTTGTGGCGCAATCTGCAGCAGAAAACAAGCTTGGAAACATTTGGTGGGCTATTTTATCCATGATTGTTGTTGTGCTAGCGATTGACTTCTTCCTTTGGAAGCCGCTTACCGCCTGGGCAGAGCGATTCCGCATAACTCAAAGCGCATCCGACGAAGAACGAAAGAGTGCTGTTTTGACACTTATTCGTCATTCGCATGCCGACGAAGTTATTAGCAAGCTGTTTTCTCCAATTCGCGAGTGGCTTGAAATCATTACACGACCATTCGGACGCACAGGTTCACAGTGGCCGCGTAAAGCATCACAGCGTAAACTTGGCGACTTGGTTTTCAACATTGTTATGGCTGTGCTGATTTTGGGGCTTGCTGCTCAAATGCTTTACTTTGTAGCAACTCGCACAGGTTTGCAAGAGTTCGCTACAGCTGGAGCGTTAGGAGCTTTGACTTTTGCTCGCGTAGCTGTGCTGATTTTT contains:
- a CDS encoding ABC transporter permease → MTIFTTSGKNGASTQVDENTRFWSDIIVCVGIIALFGVSAFLLQRINQPIGPKGIPSAVSTDLINLPYYTLRSVFRMMLALIASLIFTIVYGSLAARSRRLGKVLIPLLDILQSVPILGFLSATVTIWLVIFPGSMMGVEAASIFAIFTSQAWNMTFSFHRSLLSEPKELDEAVRSLQLTHWQRFWVLDMPNAMIPLLWNCMMSVGGGWFFLTASEMISVNNHTYALPGVGSFVAQSAAENKLGNIWWAILSMIVVVLAIDFFLWKPLTAWAERFRITQSASDEERKSAVLTLIRHSHADEVISKLFSPIREWLEIITRPFGRTGSQWPRKASQRKLGDLVFNIVMAVLILGLAAQMLYFVATRTGLQEFATAGALGALTFARVAVLIFVSSLIWVPVGVYIGMNPKISRIMQPVVQILASFPANFIFPFAMMWFMAWHIDLGWGSIILMALGTQWYILFNVIAGASAIPDDLREMTRSFRLNRVLKWKTLVLPAIFGSWCTGGITAAGGAWNASIVAEIVEYGKNHMATQGLGAYITNATTVGDSVKTLVGVTVMSLIVVLSNRLFWTPLQRYSAKRFVLN